In Gouania willdenowi chromosome 15, fGouWil2.1, whole genome shotgun sequence, one DNA window encodes the following:
- the b3gnt2b gene encoding N-acetyllactosaminide beta-1,3-N-acetylglucosaminyltransferase 2: MARIRLKILVTVTMVNIFIFILISRNSGQDKNGHKIRMPSKPFWTKLSPKPAYWNRQQQILDFYNNPILLVNVTDAGLPTWLNESSLTSDPCQPNFSVTTQVKDYNSLPNRFKDFLVYMRCRSYPVMLDQPEICKDPPFLLLAVKSLVPHFDRRQAIRQSWGRAGVIANQTVVTVFLLGNTTAGDHHPDLSSMLQYESARHKDILQWDFRDSFFNLTVKEVLFLHWIQTRCSGAQFIFKGDDDVFVNTHRILDFLRNLSESKGKDLFVGDVITNAGPHRDKKVKYFIPESLYVGTYPPYAGGGGYLYSRDIAARLYNKSQHVVLYPIDDVYTGMCLQKLGLSPEKHKGFRTFNIEEKYRSNPCAYKSLMLVHPRTPQEMIQIWAWLQNPNLSCQ, encoded by the coding sequence ATGGCACGGATTAGGCTGAAGATTCTGGTGACAGTGACGATGGTCAACATCTTTATCTTCATCCTCATTTCCCGAAACAGCGGCCAGGACAAAAATGGCCACAAGATCCGCATGCCTTCCAAACCGTTCTGGACTAAATTATCCCCAAAACCTGCCTACTGGAATCGCCAGCAGCAAATACTGGACTTTTACAACAACCCCATTCTGCTTGTGAACGTCACTGATGCAGGTTTGCCCACGTGGCTCAATGAGTCCAgtttgacctctgacccctgTCAGCCTAACTTCAGCGTTACCACTCAGGTGAAAGACTACAACTCCCTACCAAACCGCTTCAAAGACTTCCTGGTTTACATGCGCTGCCGTTCCTACCCGGTCATGTTGGACCAGCCGGAGATCTGCAAGGACCCCCCATTTCTGCTCCTGGCAGTTAAATCTTTGGTACCCCATTTTGACCGCCGCCAGGCTATCCGTCAGTCTTGGGGCCGTGCTGGCGTCATTGCCAATCAGACTGTGGTCACCGTTTTCCTCCTGGGAAACACCACCGCCGGGGACCACCACCCAGATCTGTCCAGTATGCTGCAGTATGAGAGTGCGCGCCACAAGGACATCCTCCAATGGGATTTCAGGGACTCCTTTTTCAACCTGACGGTCAAGGAAGTGCTGTTTCTCCACTGGATTCAGACTCGCTGCTCCGGGGCGCAATTCATCTTCAAAGGAGACGACGACGTCTTCGTCAACACGCATCGCATCCTGGACTTCCTCAGGAACCTGTCGGAATCCAAAGGCAAAGACCTCTTTGTGGGCGACGTGATCACCAACGCAGGACCGCACCGAGACAAGAAGGTCAAGTACTTCATCCCAGAGAGCTTGTACGTGGGGACGTACCCTCCTTACGCAGGAGGTGGCGGCTACCTTTACTCCAGGGACATCGCAGCCCGACTGTACAACAAGTCGCAACATGTGGTGCTTTACCCCATTGACGACGTCTACACAGGCATGTGTCTGCAAAAGTTAGGCCTGTCCCCTGAGAAGCACAAAGGCTTTAGGACCTTTAACATAGAAGAGAAATATCGCTCGAACCCTTGTGCCTACAAGAGCCTGATGCTGGTTCATCCCCGGACTCCTCAGGAGATGATCCAGATCTGGGCTTGGCTCCAGAACCCTAATTTGAGCTGCCAGTGA